The Saprospiraceae bacterium genome includes a window with the following:
- a CDS encoding gliding motility-associated C-terminal domain-containing protein — MKIFYFLATCIFLFFHYQGNSADYFWVGGSGDWSEISHWATASGGNVKYAVTPSAADNVIFDENSFPGSGAILTINNDIAFALNLTFRNITTNPTFRAGANTTLNIYGNLTLIPQMTFQFGGNIHFLGTTTARTINFANHNAGSNVMFNGSGNWSLMSNLIVGNLLEINQGNISFGNNQVTTQFFKSNSTLPKLISFDNASIRVTGTSVYPNIFWLQDPNNKFTVHINTTNWTSTSNGARMELTSPFNHIFVHSNGNIVLPQILASSAVGTTMILNDQQLARLTINGDLDIRHDGVINSSLTAQNLILTPGFDYTLLGGGVYSINSIISTGTCSSMASLNTNPVGMPASINLTAPTNLAFTVLQDMKLSGAPATANNSINLGNNSGITITEKNSQTLYWIGRTGNWSNPANWSLTSGGVPSGCLPSLIDDVVFDANSFNANGQIVTLNTLNSFCKNMTWTSNVRQDATMAGRDSIRLNINGSLEFSAPMKQDYKGDVFFIGTGQHTLKVAGKKFNADLIFNNPAGIWRLMDDIYVEKINYLRSGKLVFENISCNYNRFYADFTTSRAMELKNSELNFEVRNNFCATFNMNAVSLQLDPGKSHIHFRNSGCSGMYIGGQADISFHNITSGCSHFYISNSWFSHKVNINHFKILKSAEINLQSTIDSLTVTGGQEINFGNQAKLTVNNIIANNPCNSYVNMSMTEWLNSDNNFNPTIILSKPHTFTRFSLSDIVVQGSVPVVLSQSIDRGGNIGWQFSNTTGRTLYWVGGSGDWDEQIHWSLTSGGPGGECIPTENDDVIFDARSFNSNTDFVTYGRNANLVAFCKNLTFNVPGFTGSLTLNILKIYGNLSINQAINYNIFRTEFHNHTGVQTVFAPSIKFEYFTIGGKSEVKLLSPIHIEYDLRCTDGVFNTDGFDMVVGFKCYFGNFGIRKKPLIKFRTSNVEIKGSNQQYNEPLSCYRFLKLEGDSSRINLSNNSTAMAINSPECKFGEIIASSITGTADIASYQNTSIRKLILRGDGKFINFQNINNIGALTLDTLILSAGKSYNYAATYTQTINKHLQARGNNCNPISIFSSISGQKGIISMPASASINMDFVQMKDMRGIGGAIFNAGPYSTNINNSNENWTFPGVTSITESVGFLGPDRLICPGMNGVVLDANSFTPTETYRWSNGSTAATLNAQNTGNYAVTVTFANSCKVIDTITVTKGQDIGKILPKDTSLCNQNAFTINPLINDPLAKYTWSTGATSQQLSVTNNGKYNLEFTKDGCSFRDSVQISFINLQAINLGRDTTLCQPNTIVLNLQSAYPLIRWQDGSSNQVFTASNTGLYWVEVGSDQCKVRDSVSLVFNPLPVFNLGPDTTLCSLRSTLILTTGNEPGTTTWQDGSSGNNFTVRSGNTYSAVKTLNGCNYSDTIEIRKIGIGFEESITRINRCDGHPFYSAGYVYENATFKWSPGLTPSPANFTNFIPIGEKVTFTKSGIYWVDIEWNGCTVRDSFDINFKALPVFSLGNDTSICQGSSTVLSHGVTNAQTQWSNGNTSSTITAQTSGKYFAKVTKDGCSYSDTIDINVKPLPLVNLGADTILCENTTLNLNTGSGPGTVVWSNNTTLPQITVTAAGQYSATKTLDGCSKSDTINVSYVSLQKPFLGMDTSFCDGNSVTLRDITATPNVKYLWSDGNTAAIINANKTGIYWLETAFSQCKKRDTINLNVLPLPKISSPKDYNFCEGKDVAISIQGDFDNIRWADFPNQQNIVVSAAKAYKYTATKGRCDLLSEVSVRQVTIPDPAIGDYIDLCRGEVLKLSVPDFGGIAKWSTGTQAKSIQVITSGNYYVTMTEAGCTKSDTVFVGFFDCNGDFLYFPNIINTRSTNGNEKFFPTLAEKYNLTEYKLSIYDRYGNLLFVSDDIDNHWDGLRIGSIELQPGVYTYICTASANGPKKFDNKRFTGTVTLLK, encoded by the coding sequence ATGAAAATATTTTATTTTCTGGCTACTTGCATTTTTTTATTTTTTCATTATCAGGGAAATTCAGCAGATTATTTTTGGGTCGGAGGATCAGGCGACTGGTCTGAAATAAGCCATTGGGCCACAGCATCCGGTGGTAATGTAAAATACGCTGTGACACCTTCAGCCGCAGACAATGTCATCTTCGATGAAAATTCATTTCCCGGTTCCGGTGCAATACTCACTATAAACAATGATATAGCTTTTGCATTAAATCTGACTTTCAGAAATATCACTACAAACCCAACATTTAGAGCCGGAGCAAATACCACTTTAAATATCTATGGAAATCTGACACTGATACCGCAAATGACCTTCCAGTTTGGAGGCAACATCCACTTTCTGGGGACGACCACAGCGAGAACCATTAATTTTGCAAATCACAATGCGGGTTCCAATGTGATGTTTAATGGCTCCGGCAACTGGAGCTTGATGAGCAATCTGATTGTAGGAAATTTGCTGGAAATAAATCAAGGAAATATTTCTTTTGGAAATAACCAGGTCACTACTCAGTTTTTTAAATCAAATAGCACATTGCCAAAGCTTATCAGTTTTGATAATGCTTCAATAAGGGTAACAGGAACTTCAGTATATCCAAATATTTTTTGGTTACAAGACCCAAACAATAAATTCACAGTACATATAAATACTACCAATTGGACATCAACATCCAATGGTGCAAGAATGGAATTGACCAGTCCTTTTAATCATATATTTGTCCATAGCAATGGCAATATTGTATTACCCCAAATTTTGGCATCTTCAGCTGTTGGCACTACCATGATACTTAATGACCAGCAGTTGGCAAGATTAACCATCAATGGTGATCTGGACATCAGACATGATGGTGTAATCAATTCTTCACTGACCGCACAAAATCTGATTCTTACACCAGGATTTGATTATACTCTTTTGGGTGGTGGTGTATATTCTATAAATTCAATTATCTCTACAGGTACATGTTCGTCCATGGCAAGTTTAAATACTAATCCGGTAGGCATGCCTGCATCTATCAATCTTACTGCACCCACAAATCTTGCATTTACCGTTTTGCAGGACATGAAGTTGTCAGGTGCTCCGGCAACAGCAAATAACTCAATCAACCTTGGCAATAATTCTGGTATAACCATCACAGAAAAAAATAGTCAGACCCTGTACTGGATAGGTCGTACGGGCAACTGGAGCAATCCTGCTAACTGGTCTTTGACAAGTGGCGGCGTACCAAGTGGTTGCCTGCCTTCCCTCATAGATGATGTAGTATTTGACGCAAATTCCTTCAATGCAAACGGACAAATAGTCACTTTAAATACGCTAAATTCCTTTTGTAAAAATATGACCTGGACATCCAATGTCAGACAAGATGCAACCATGGCTGGAAGAGATTCTATAAGGCTGAATATCAACGGTTCGTTAGAGTTTTCTGCTCCCATGAAGCAAGATTACAAAGGAGATGTTTTTTTTATCGGCACGGGACAGCATACTTTAAAAGTTGCAGGTAAAAAATTTAATGCTGATCTTATTTTCAATAACCCTGCAGGCATTTGGAGATTGATGGATGATATTTATGTTGAAAAGATAAACTATTTAAGATCGGGCAAACTTGTTTTTGAAAATATTAGCTGTAACTATAACAGATTCTATGCTGATTTTACTACAAGCAGAGCTATGGAATTAAAAAATTCTGAGTTAAACTTCGAGGTCAGAAATAACTTCTGTGCCACATTTAATATGAACGCAGTCAGCCTTCAGCTAGATCCCGGAAAGTCTCATATCCACTTCAGAAATAGTGGTTGTAGTGGTATGTATATCGGTGGACAAGCCGATATCAGTTTTCATAATATTACATCAGGTTGTTCCCATTTTTATATTTCTAATAGTTGGTTTTCTCATAAGGTAAACATCAATCATTTTAAAATATTAAAGAGTGCAGAAATCAATCTACAATCCACGATTGATTCATTGACTGTGACAGGTGGACAGGAAATTAATTTTGGCAATCAGGCCAAACTCACTGTCAACAATATTATAGCCAATAACCCATGTAATTCGTATGTAAACATGAGCATGACAGAATGGCTAAATTCTGATAATAACTTCAACCCAACCATAATATTGTCCAAGCCTCATACCTTTACCAGATTTTCATTGTCAGATATAGTTGTTCAGGGATCTGTGCCTGTTGTACTTTCTCAGTCTATTGACAGAGGCGGTAACATAGGATGGCAATTCAGTAATACTACAGGGCGAACGTTATATTGGGTAGGCGGTTCAGGTGATTGGGATGAACAAATCCACTGGTCGTTGACTTCAGGCGGCCCTGGTGGCGAATGTATTCCGACCGAAAATGATGATGTCATTTTTGACGCAAGATCTTTCAATTCAAATACTGATTTTGTCACATACGGCAGAAATGCTAACCTTGTGGCATTCTGCAAAAATCTGACTTTCAATGTCCCCGGCTTTACAGGATCTTTGACACTCAACATTTTAAAAATTTATGGCAATCTGTCTATAAACCAGGCTATTAACTATAATATCTTTAGAACAGAATTTCATAACCATACTGGCGTTCAAACTGTATTTGCCCCTAGTATTAAGTTCGAATACTTTACCATTGGAGGCAAATCAGAAGTAAAATTATTGTCACCCATTCACATAGAATATGATCTCAGATGTACTGACGGCGTATTTAATACAGATGGTTTTGATATGGTTGTTGGGTTTAAATGTTATTTTGGAAACTTTGGTATCAGGAAAAAACCTTTGATCAAATTCAGGACGTCTAATGTCGAGATTAAAGGTTCAAACCAACAATACAATGAACCCCTGAGTTGTTACAGATTCTTAAAATTAGAAGGTGATAGTTCCAGGATAAACCTTTCTAATAATTCTACAGCTATGGCTATAAATTCACCTGAGTGTAAGTTTGGGGAAATTATCGCTTCCAGTATTACCGGAACTGCCGACATTGCTTCCTATCAAAATACTTCTATCCGCAAATTAATCCTGCGAGGTGATGGGAAATTCATTAATTTTCAGAACATCAATAATATTGGTGCTTTGACTCTTGATACACTTATCCTATCTGCCGGCAAATCATACAACTATGCCGCAACATATACCCAGACCATAAATAAACATCTGCAAGCCCGAGGCAACAACTGTAATCCTATCAGTATTTTTAGCTCCATCTCCGGGCAAAAAGGCATCATATCTATGCCGGCTTCAGCAAGTATCAACATGGACTTTGTACAAATGAAGGATATGAGAGGTATAGGTGGTGCCATTTTTAACGCAGGTCCTTACAGTACCAACATCAATAACAGCAATGAAAACTGGACATTTCCGGGAGTGACATCTATCACTGAAAGTGTAGGTTTTCTGGGACCTGACCGCCTCATTTGCCCGGGTATGAATGGAGTAGTGTTAGATGCCAACAGCTTCACTCCTACAGAGACATACAGGTGGAGCAATGGAAGTACAGCTGCAACTCTAAACGCACAAAATACCGGCAACTATGCCGTTACTGTAACTTTTGCGAATTCATGCAAGGTGATCGATACCATTACGGTCACAAAAGGACAGGATATTGGAAAAATTCTGCCTAAAGACACATCTCTATGCAATCAGAATGCATTTACAATAAACCCGCTGATCAATGACCCACTGGCAAAATACACATGGAGTACAGGAGCTACCAGTCAACAACTTTCAGTCACAAACAATGGGAAATACAATCTTGAATTTACAAAAGACGGCTGCTCCTTCAGAGATAGTGTACAAATAAGTTTTATCAACCTGCAAGCTATAAATCTGGGGCGTGATACCACATTATGCCAGCCAAATACCATCGTACTCAATCTGCAATCAGCCTATCCTTTGATCAGATGGCAGGATGGTAGCTCAAACCAGGTCTTTACAGCGAGTAATACGGGGCTGTATTGGGTAGAAGTGGGCTCTGATCAATGCAAGGTGAGAGATTCGGTCAGTTTGGTATTTAATCCTTTACCGGTTTTCAACTTAGGCCCTGATACTACCTTATGTAGTTTACGTTCGACATTGATATTGACCACTGGTAATGAACCTGGCACAACTACATGGCAAGATGGCTCATCGGGAAACAACTTTACTGTGAGAAGTGGAAATACTTATTCTGCAGTAAAAACATTAAATGGATGTAATTATTCTGATACGATAGAAATAAGAAAAATTGGAATTGGCTTTGAAGAATCCATTACGAGGATCAATAGATGTGACGGACATCCATTTTATAGTGCGGGATATGTTTACGAAAATGCCACTTTCAAATGGAGTCCAGGGCTTACGCCTTCTCCTGCAAATTTTACTAATTTTATTCCTATTGGAGAAAAAGTCACATTCACTAAAAGTGGGATTTATTGGGTGGATATAGAATGGAACGGATGTACTGTCAGGGATAGTTTTGATATCAATTTTAAAGCTCTACCTGTATTTAGCTTAGGAAACGACACTTCAATTTGTCAGGGGAGCTCAACAGTATTATCTCATGGTGTTACCAATGCTCAAACTCAATGGAGTAACGGTAATACATCATCAACAATAACTGCACAAACATCCGGTAAATATTTTGCCAAAGTAACCAAGGATGGTTGCTCATACTCCGATACGATAGATATAAACGTAAAACCACTTCCTCTTGTCAACCTTGGGGCTGATACAATCTTGTGCGAAAATACAACACTGAACCTGAATACAGGAAGCGGACCGGGTACTGTGGTTTGGAGTAACAATACCACTCTGCCACAAATCACAGTCACAGCCGCAGGACAATATTCTGCCACTAAAACTCTCGACGGTTGCAGTAAGTCAGATACCATCAATGTCAGCTATGTCTCGTTACAAAAACCATTTTTGGGCATGGATACCAGTTTTTGTGATGGCAACAGCGTGACGCTCAGAGATATCACAGCTACTCCAAATGTAAAATACCTATGGTCTGATGGCAATACAGCTGCTATTATCAATGCAAATAAAACCGGAATTTATTGGCTTGAAACAGCCTTTTCTCAATGTAAAAAACGGGATACCATCAATCTCAATGTATTGCCACTGCCTAAAATCAGCAGTCCAAAAGATTATAATTTTTGTGAAGGGAAAGATGTCGCCATATCCATCCAGGGTGATTTTGACAACATCAGGTGGGCAGATTTTCCAAACCAGCAAAATATCGTGGTCTCGGCAGCTAAAGCATATAAATATACAGCTACAAAAGGGAGGTGTGATCTGCTCTCTGAAGTCAGCGTGCGCCAGGTGACAATTCCTGATCCTGCCATAGGTGATTATATAGACTTGTGTAGGGGAGAGGTTCTGAAACTAAGTGTGCCTGATTTCGGTGGAATTGCAAAATGGAGTACCGGTACTCAGGCAAAAAGTATTCAGGTAATCACTTCAGGAAACTACTATGTGACCATGACTGAAGCAGGATGCACAAAGAGTGATACAGTATTTGTTGGTTTTTTTGACTGTAACGGTGATTTTCTTTATTTCCCAAATATTATAAACACACGTTCTACTAATGGGAATGAAAAGTTTTTTCCCACCCTTGCAGAAAAATATAACCTGACCGAATACAAACTTTCCATTTACGACAGGTATGGTAATCTGTTGTTTGTTTCAGATGATATTGACAATCACTGGGACGGACTCCGGATTGGAAGTATTGAATTACAGCCGGGCGTGTACACGTATATATGTACCGCGAGTGCAAATGGACCTAAAAAATTTGATAATAAAAGATTTACGGGGACAGTGACTCTTTTGAAATGA